In Stanieria sp. NIES-3757, the DNA window GTTACCGAATTAACTATGTGGCTAATTCCCTATCCCCGCTATTTTCAGTCTTTTTTCTATGCAATTAATGATGATTCTCGTTTAGAAGCATTAGTCGATACTCTAAGAGAATTGAAGTTACAGGGACTACTCAAAAATAGTTTTGTGATCTTTAATGACCATCGAATGCTTTCTACTAGGCAACAGTATCCTTGGCAAGAAACTAACGGCAAGACACCCCTACCAACCGAGTTAATGGCAAAACTAAGACAGCAATGGGGTGGTGGTGCATGGGTTGGAGAAGGAGCTTTATATTCCGTTAGTAGGGAACAGGGACGGATAGAACGCAAGTTGATTCAAAAAGCATTAAAGAACAAAGTCGATAAACTGATCTTCTTTGACCATAGTAAAGCCAGAATCACTGAATTGATTCAGCCTTTGGCGAAAAAATTGCTCAAAATCGACTTAAATGAAACTCTTGACGTTCTTTTTCGCAAGAATCCTCAACGGGGTGTGCCTACAGAAAAAACCATGCCGATGGTTTACTGGCGTAAGCAATCTCCTGTGCCATCTCATGCTCAGATGAACCCAGATCTAGATGGCTGTGGAGTTATCTGGTTAGCACCAAGTCTACCCTTTGATGGACAGCATACTAGAAAAGCCTTAAACATTATCAAACAAATAGCCAAACAGTATCAGTTTGAACCTAATGTTGGGCTGCAATGCGTCACAGAAAGAAGCATCGATCTAACTGTAACTATTATGTATGACAGAGAACTACCAGGGGAAGATCAACGCGCCCTTGGCTGCCACGACGAAATGTTCCAGAAATTGGCACTAGAAGGTTATATTCCCTATCGCTTAAGTACTAGGGGGATGAAATTGCTTCCCTCGGCGCAAGATGATTACAGTCAATTACTACAACAAATTAAGGAAGCATTAGACCCTAACAATATACTTGCTCCTGGCAGGTATGATTTTCGCCAAGATTGGTCTGTTAACGAAGTCAGAAGTATGTGTTATGAAAAGTAACCCATCCCAAGCAATTGAACAAACTTTAACTACAGGTAGCGTTCGCTCTCATTTAATTCAATTGAGCGTACCCATGTTTTGGGGATTGTTAACTGTTGTAGCTTTAAGCCTGACTGATACTTATTTTGTTGCCCAACTGGGAACTAAAGAGTTAGCAGCCATGAGTTTTATCTTTCCTATCTTTTCTACTTTTGCTTGTTTAGCAATGGGTTTGGGCAATGGGGCAGGTGCAGTTATCGCCCGTGCGATTGGAGAAGGCGATCGCGATAAAATGAAGAGATTAATTACGGATACTTTAGCTTTATCGGTCTTAATCTCTGTCTGCTTCACTCTGGCTG includes these proteins:
- a CDS encoding putative oxidoreductase; its protein translation is MENLVDALQAFRDVLGTQNVLSDEATVSAAETGTYFTTEKVLAVIKPGDRNEVQACVKIANQYQVAIYPISTGKNWGYGSRVPTQDSSVIMDLGRLNRIVDYNEKLAYVTIEPGVTQRQLFDFLQQQNSNLYLSVTGSTPDSSLIGNILERGVAKGPLGDRFSHVCALEVVLPTGECIHTGLSRFGNAKAAKVNRWGVGPYFDGIFTQSNLGIVTELTMWLIPYPRYFQSFFYAINDDSRLEALVDTLRELKLQGLLKNSFVIFNDHRMLSTRQQYPWQETNGKTPLPTELMAKLRQQWGGGAWVGEGALYSVSREQGRIERKLIQKALKNKVDKLIFFDHSKARITELIQPLAKKLLKIDLNETLDVLFRKNPQRGVPTEKTMPMVYWRKQSPVPSHAQMNPDLDGCGVIWLAPSLPFDGQHTRKALNIIKQIAKQYQFEPNVGLQCVTERSIDLTVTIMYDRELPGEDQRALGCHDEMFQKLALEGYIPYRLSTRGMKLLPSAQDDYSQLLQQIKEALDPNNILAPGRYDFRQDWSVNEVRSMCYEK